From a region of the Vidua macroura isolate BioBank_ID:100142 chromosome 3, ASM2450914v1, whole genome shotgun sequence genome:
- the GEN1 gene encoding flap endonuclease GEN homolog 1, whose translation MGVTYLWQILEPVRQPVNMSNLRGKTLAVDLSLWVCEAQTVKKMVGVVTKPHLRNLFFRFSFFTSMGIKLVFVMEGEAPRLKADTMSKRNEMRYGPSKKAGTVRTGRSLFKAMLKECLELLECLGVPWVQAAGEAEAMCAYLNAKGLVDGCITNDGDVFLYGAQTVYRNFAMNAKDPHLDSYTMSSIKEKLGCDRESLIGLAVLLGCDYLPRGVPGVGKEQALKLIETLQGQNLLQRFEQWKEQFQYDDNPHLVVKRVIHCSECHHPGSYKEHEHNGCKFCESVRCCKPRDSKHCCPCAWHRWERVKQAHAVEDSIRKKAMSCEGFPFSEVIQEFLVNKNKLINIKECQRPNLLSFQLFASEKMEWTKHYACKKLLALLTRYDMIQRKSGYIDSKQLQAIRIVKTRVKNGIPCFEIEWQKPEHYVDPEDEPVELFVVTVEEESLFQAAYPDVVALYQVQKSDILQKKQKKKKDRLEEKELPNSYDEITSLLSQINLKSTHRILPVQRSVSDTKAPPEGQTQQRSTGSKDVALPSATCVTAVHVSASAAALADSSVSSECTKYSGISSSSFVPAGLQLSNTDGKGASYSTSPAHGGDDCDPAADLTTCIKYSQPLNHETVRNSSEYSDVKQSDMHFDSEDDLFSNNAVGQLQEWCLSERILKKAPIPSQPLSEDAVQLESLNCFKQTKETLNPSRNHVSSSCQLNNLVQKNKNVLSENSASESNVHIYQDVYKRADILAEMVQKHPYRSGSASLAFSGQTTETLHPGCEMLPVSQKPADATGCHIKEACIETTWKASFKKSVCQNRCSSSEDSDDGHMDKILVYEQQKRQLNPGQFKKCFTKKKSSTISSKRTNSDSALTIKGKKKMTNLKKAVNSFSVQVAPKSSSVEASCSQSAEQPIERLGSNPTQQEKSAVLTYAWADSPLPLSERLKRRIKIN comes from the exons ATGGGAGTGACTTACCTGTGGCAAATCCTTGAGCCTGTGAGACAACCTGTCAACATGAGTAATCTCAGAGGGAAAACACTTGCTGTTGATTTAAGTTTGTGGGTTTGTGAAGCACAGACTGTTAAAAAGATGGTTGGAGTAGTTACCAAGCCACATCTCAG AAACCTATTTTTTCGGTTCTCATTCTTTACATCAATGGGAATTAAACTAGTGTTTGTCATGGAGGGAGAGGCCCCCAGGCTGAAAGCAGACACCATGAGCAAGAGGAATGAGATGCGCTATGGGCCTTCAAAGAAAGCTGGAACTGTAAGAACAGGGAGATCTTTATTTAAAGCCATGTTAAAAGAG TGTCTTGAACTGCTGGAGTGTTTAGGTGTCCCTTGGGTTCAAGCGGCTGGAGAAGCAGAGGCAATGTGTGCTTACCTAAATGCAAAAGGCCTTGTTGATGGCTGCATTACCAATGATGGAGATGTTTTCTTGTATGGAGCTCAAACAGTTTATAGGAACTTTGCTATGAATGCTAAG GATCCACATCTTGACAGTTACACAATGTCCTCTATTAAAGAGAAACTCGGTTGTGACAGAGAGTCTTTGATTGGGCTAGCAGTTCTTCTGGGCTGTGATTATCTTCCAAGG GGAGTTCCAGGAGTTGGGAAGGAACAAGCTTTAAAGTTAATTGAGACTCTGCAAGGTCAAAACTTATTGCAAAG GTTTGAGCAGTGGAAGGAACAATTTCAGTATGATGATAATCCACATTTGGTTGTTAAAAGGGTAATTCACTGTTCAGAGTGCCATCATCCAG GATCTTACAAGGAACATGAGCACAATGGATGTAAATTCTGTGAAAGCGTGAGGTGCTGCAAACCCCGTGACTCCAAACACTGCTGCCCCTGTGCATGGCATCGGTGGGAGCGAGTGAAACAAGCACACGCAGTGGAGGACAGTATCAGAAA AAAAGCCATGAGTTGTGAGGGCTTTCCATTTTCTGAG GTTATCCAAGAGTTTCTTGTAAACAAGAATAAATTGATCAACATAAAGGAATGTCAAAGGCCAAATTTATTGTCCTTTCAG CTGTTTGCTTCAGAGAAGATGGAATGGACCAAACATTACGCTTGTAAGAAGCTGTTAGCACTTTTGACACGTTATGATATGATCCAGAGAAAATCTGGATACATTGACTCAAAACAACTGCAGGCAATACG GATTGTTAAGACACGTGTTAAAAATGgaattccttgttttgaaaTTGAATGGCAAAAACCAG aacaTTATGTTGATCCAGAAGATGAGCCTGTGGAGTTGTTTGTAGTCACAGTAGAAGAAGAGTCTTTGTTTCAGGCTGCTTATCCTGATGTTGTTGCCCTCTATCAAGTGCAAAAGTCAGACATTcttcagaagaaacagaaaa aaaagaaagacagattagaagaaaaggaattacCAAATTCTTATGATGAAATTACCAGTCTTCTGtctcaaattaatttaaagtcTACACACAGAATTCTTCCTGTGCAACGCTCCGTGTCAGATACAAAAGCTCCCCCAGAAGGTCAGACACAGCAGAGAAGTACTGGATCAAAAGATGTAGCATTACCTTCAGCTACCTGCGTAACAGCAGTTCATGTGTCAgcatcagcagctgctcttgctGATTCATCTGTGTCCTCAGAATGCACTAAGTATTCAGGGATATCATCCTCTTCCTTTGTACCAGCTGGTCTGCAACTGAGCAATACTGATGGGAAAGGAGCCTCCTACAGCACTTCACCAGCCCATGGAGGTGATGACTGTGATCCAGCAGCTGACTTAACCACATGCATAAAATACTCACAACCACTAAATCATGAAACAGTAAGAAATAGCTCAGAGTATTCTGATGTTAAACAGTCTGATATGCATTTTGATAGTGAAGATGATTTGTTCTCAAATAATGCTGTGGGGCAACTTCAGGAGTGGTGTTTAAGTGAGCGAATACTTAAGAAGGCTCCCATTCCATCACAGCCTTTGTCTGAAGATGCAGTGCAACTGGAATCTTTGAattgttttaaacaaacaaaagaaacattgAATCCTAGTAGAAATCATGTCTCTTCCTCATGTCAGTTAAATAACCttgtgcagaaaaataaaaatgttctatCAGAAAACTCTGCGAGTGAATCCAATGTGCATATCTATCAAGATGTGTACAAAAGAGCTGACATCCTGGCTGAAATGGTGCAAAAACACCCTTATAGAAGTGGTTCAGCATCTCTAGCTTTCAGTGGGCAAACAACAGAGACACTTCATCCTGGGTGTGAAATGCTTCCAGTGTCTCAGAAGCCAGCAGATGCAACTGGCTGTCACATTAAAGAAGCTTGTATTGAAACTACTTGGAaggcttcttttaaaaagagtgTCTGTCAGAACAGATGCTCTTCTAGTGAAGACAGTGATGATGGGCACATGGATAAAATCCTGGTTTATGAGCAGCAGAAAAGGCAACTGAACCCTGgccaatttaaaaaatgttttacaaagaaaaagagtAGCACTATTTCTAGCAAAAGGACAAACAGTGACTCAGCCCTTACAattaaagggaagaagaaaatgacCAATTTAAAGAAAGCTGTTAACAGTTTCTCAGTGCAAGTAGCTCCAAAATCATCCTCTGTAGAAGCTAGTTGTTCCCAAAGTGCAGAGCAACCAATTGAAAGATTGGGTTCTAATCCCACACAGCAAGAGAAAAGTGCAGTTCTGACTTATGCGTGGGCAGACAGTCCCCTTCCCCTGTCTGAAAGACTGAAACGAAGAATCAAAATCAATTAG